In Gouania willdenowi chromosome 17, fGouWil2.1, whole genome shotgun sequence, one DNA window encodes the following:
- the atg10 gene encoding ubiquitin-like-conjugating enzyme ATG10 isoform X3 yields the protein MIVIGSESRGSVPNTSPNVRDMAQVSCCQLDEEEFRKCCLQLLQRSEELRDGWSWQQPQGSEDGYLKKTTLRCVSVTSKRSKKNQQDSALLIDSDCRQNQSAHVSAAPEEATDDADDEDVADDADVPACSACESSFLQFEYHVVFSCSYSSPVLYFRAFTLEGRSLTLEEVWSSIHPNFRLHLQENPLNAVSQQEHPLLGQPFFLLHPCRTEEFMKPLLQMAQQHHRSVNYVLSWLSIIGPVVGLHVPLQYFSTVCVKDPASSSNPG from the exons ATGATTGTGATTGGATCGGAGTCCAGAGGCTCCGTCCCTAACACGTCACCTAACGTCAGAGAC ATGGCACAGGTGAGTTGCTGTCAGCTGGATGAGGAGGAGTTTCGGAAATGCTGCCTGCAGCTCTTGCAGCGTTCAGAGGAGCTGAGAGACGGCTGGAGCTGGCAGCAGCCTCAG gggtcaGAGGATGGGTACCTGAAGAAAACCACCCTAAGGTGTGTCAGCGTCACCTCAAAGCGGTCAAAGAAGAACCAACAGGACTCAGCTCTGCTCATCGACTCTGACTGTAGACAGAACCAG TCTGCTCACGTATCTGCAGCTCCTGAAGAAGCCACAGATGATGCAGATGATGAGGATGTTGCAGATGATGCAGATGTCCCTGCCTGCTCGGCGTGTGAAAGCAGCTTCCTTCAGTTTGAGTATCACGTGGTCTTCTCCTGCAGCTACAGCTCTCCTGTGCTGTACTTCAGAGCCTTCACCCTGG AAGGGAGAAGTCTGACGTTGGAGGAGGTTTGGAGCTCCATCCATCCAAACTTCAGACTCCACCTTCAGGAAAACCCTCTGAACGCCGTCTCACAGCAG GAACATCCTCTGCTGGGTCAGCCCTTCTTCCTGCTGCATCCGTGTCGGACGGAAGAGTTCATGAAGCCTCTGCTGCAGATGGCTCAGCAACATCACAG GTCAGTGAACTACGTGCTGTCGTGGctcagcatcattggtcctgtTGTTGGTCTGCACGTCCCTCTACAGTATTTCAGCACGGTGTGTGTGAAAGATCCAGCCAGCAGCAGTAATCCGGGCTGA
- the atg10 gene encoding ubiquitin-like-conjugating enzyme ATG10 isoform X1 encodes MIVIGSESRGSVPNTSPNVRDMAQVSCCQLDEEEFRKCCLQLLQRSEELRDGWSWQQPQGSEDGYLKKTTLRCVSVTSKRSKKNQQDSALLIDSDCRQNQSAHVSAAPEEATDDADDEDVADDADVPACSACESSFLQFEYHVVFSCSYSSPVLYFRAFTLEGRSLTLEEVWSSIHPNFRLHLQENPLNAVSQQEHPLLGQPFFLLHPCRTEEFMKPLLQMAQQHHSPAQPTTDPNPQATRPTPTHTPAPNPTEGRTQRAPRDPSRGAKAHAQETALPKQGPPHAALAGMQVHGPRARPGRPPLRNILRWLWSIDQSVYISPLCCLCVFIWGVVQMLSVDEQY; translated from the exons ATGATTGTGATTGGATCGGAGTCCAGAGGCTCCGTCCCTAACACGTCACCTAACGTCAGAGAC ATGGCACAGGTGAGTTGCTGTCAGCTGGATGAGGAGGAGTTTCGGAAATGCTGCCTGCAGCTCTTGCAGCGTTCAGAGGAGCTGAGAGACGGCTGGAGCTGGCAGCAGCCTCAG gggtcaGAGGATGGGTACCTGAAGAAAACCACCCTAAGGTGTGTCAGCGTCACCTCAAAGCGGTCAAAGAAGAACCAACAGGACTCAGCTCTGCTCATCGACTCTGACTGTAGACAGAACCAG TCTGCTCACGTATCTGCAGCTCCTGAAGAAGCCACAGATGATGCAGATGATGAGGATGTTGCAGATGATGCAGATGTCCCTGCCTGCTCGGCGTGTGAAAGCAGCTTCCTTCAGTTTGAGTATCACGTGGTCTTCTCCTGCAGCTACAGCTCTCCTGTGCTGTACTTCAGAGCCTTCACCCTGG AAGGGAGAAGTCTGACGTTGGAGGAGGTTTGGAGCTCCATCCATCCAAACTTCAGACTCCACCTTCAGGAAAACCCTCTGAACGCCGTCTCACAGCAG GAACATCCTCTGCTGGGTCAGCCCTTCTTCCTGCTGCATCCGTGTCGGACGGAAGAGTTCATGAAGCCTCTGCTGCAGATGGCTCAGCAACATCACAG CCCAGCGCAACCCACCACGGACCCCAACCCCCAAGCCACCCGGCCAACCCCCACCCACACCCCAGCACCAAACCCCACCGAGGGGAGgacccagagagccccccgagaccccagcagaggagccaaggcccacgcccaggagacggcactgcccaagcaggggccaccccaTGCCGCACTCGCAGGCATGCAAGTGCACGGCCCACGCGcccgccccggaagacccccgctGAGAAACATCTTACGATGG CTTTGGAGTATAGATCAAAG CGTCTACATTAGCCCGTTGTGTTGTCTCTGCGTCTTCATTTGGGGCGTCGTACAGATGTTGAGTGTGGACGAGCAGTATTAG
- the atg10 gene encoding ubiquitin-like-conjugating enzyme ATG10 isoform X2: MAQVSCCQLDEEEFRKCCLQLLQRSEELRDGWSWQQPQGSEDGYLKKTTLRCVSVTSKRSKKNQQDSALLIDSDCRQNQSAHVSAAPEEATDDADDEDVADDADVPACSACESSFLQFEYHVVFSCSYSSPVLYFRAFTLEGRSLTLEEVWSSIHPNFRLHLQENPLNAVSQQEHPLLGQPFFLLHPCRTEEFMKPLLQMAQQHHSPAQPTTDPNPQATRPTPTHTPAPNPTEGRTQRAPRDPSRGAKAHAQETALPKQGPPHAALAGMQVHGPRARPGRPPLRNILRWLWSIDQSVYISPLCCLCVFIWGVVQMLSVDEQY; this comes from the exons ATGGCACAGGTGAGTTGCTGTCAGCTGGATGAGGAGGAGTTTCGGAAATGCTGCCTGCAGCTCTTGCAGCGTTCAGAGGAGCTGAGAGACGGCTGGAGCTGGCAGCAGCCTCAG gggtcaGAGGATGGGTACCTGAAGAAAACCACCCTAAGGTGTGTCAGCGTCACCTCAAAGCGGTCAAAGAAGAACCAACAGGACTCAGCTCTGCTCATCGACTCTGACTGTAGACAGAACCAG TCTGCTCACGTATCTGCAGCTCCTGAAGAAGCCACAGATGATGCAGATGATGAGGATGTTGCAGATGATGCAGATGTCCCTGCCTGCTCGGCGTGTGAAAGCAGCTTCCTTCAGTTTGAGTATCACGTGGTCTTCTCCTGCAGCTACAGCTCTCCTGTGCTGTACTTCAGAGCCTTCACCCTGG AAGGGAGAAGTCTGACGTTGGAGGAGGTTTGGAGCTCCATCCATCCAAACTTCAGACTCCACCTTCAGGAAAACCCTCTGAACGCCGTCTCACAGCAG GAACATCCTCTGCTGGGTCAGCCCTTCTTCCTGCTGCATCCGTGTCGGACGGAAGAGTTCATGAAGCCTCTGCTGCAGATGGCTCAGCAACATCACAG CCCAGCGCAACCCACCACGGACCCCAACCCCCAAGCCACCCGGCCAACCCCCACCCACACCCCAGCACCAAACCCCACCGAGGGGAGgacccagagagccccccgagaccccagcagaggagccaaggcccacgcccaggagacggcactgcccaagcaggggccaccccaTGCCGCACTCGCAGGCATGCAAGTGCACGGCCCACGCGcccgccccggaagacccccgctGAGAAACATCTTACGATGG CTTTGGAGTATAGATCAAAG CGTCTACATTAGCCCGTTGTGTTGTCTCTGCGTCTTCATTTGGGGCGTCGTACAGATGTTGAGTGTGGACGAGCAGTATTAG